In the genome of Gadus chalcogrammus isolate NIFS_2021 chromosome 21, NIFS_Gcha_1.0, whole genome shotgun sequence, one region contains:
- the LOC130374180 gene encoding saccharopine dehydrogenase-like oxidoreductase, which translates to MASSVTSKRPYHIIVFGASGFTGQYVVEEVARCATEGIDGPLKWAVAGRSRARLEKVLEQAANTLSMPALRTDIEIIVADVSIEESMALMCQQGVVILNCVGPYRFYGEPVVKACIENGAHCIDICGEPQFLERMQCEYHSQALERGVYVIGSCGFDSIPADLGVLYTERQLKGTLTAVESFLTISSGPQGGGGHDATWQSAVYGFADSGALRKLRRKMGFKPLPVLGPKLKTRGSVFFSKEIDQYSIPFMGADPSVVKRTQRFLLEAEQKLPVQYSAYVGVGNLFSVAKLACGGLLFWLMVKFSLGRKLLTTFPSFFSFGMFTKEGPSLKQMEDTSFCMTFFGEGYSDGKDPALGPPDAKICTQVIGAEPGYVATPATMVQAAVTVLNDLHSLPNRGGVYTPAAAFSNTRLIERLNTHGIKFSVRSYP; encoded by the exons ATGGCGTCCTCCGTAACCTCAAAAAGACCTTATCACATCATAGTGTTCGGTGCTTCTGGTTTTACCGGGCAGtacgtggtggaagaggtggctCGGTGTGCCACGGAGGGCATCGACGGGCCTCTGAAATGGGCCGTGGCCGGAAGAAGCAGAGCACGCCTGGAGAAAGTGCTGGAGCAAGCGGCCAATACACTGT CCATGCCAGCACTTCGGACGGATATAGAAATCATTGTAGCTGATGTGTCGATCGAGGAATCTATGGCCCTCATGTGTCAACAAGGGGTGGTGATTCTGAACTGTGTAGGACCa tacAGGTTCTATGGGGAACCGGTGGTCAAGGCTTGCATAGAGAACGGAGCGCATTGCATAGACATCTGTGGAGAACctcag ttcctGGAGCGTATGCAGTGTGAGTACCACAGCCAGGCACTGGAGCGAGGCGTCTACGTCATCGGGAGCTGCGGCTTTGACTCCATACCTGCCGACCTGGGGGTCCTCTACACAGAGAGGCAGCTCAAAG GAACTCTCACAGCAGTGGAGAGCTTCCTGACCATCAGTAGTGGACCACAG GGGGGAGGTGGCCATGACGCGACCTGGCAGTCGGCCGTCTACGGCTTTGCAGACAGCGGGGCCTTACGCAagctgaggaggaagatgggTTTCAAACCCTTACCTGTGCTCGGACCTAAACTGAAAACTAG ggGCTCTGTGTTCTTCAGCAAAGAGATTGACCAGTACTCCATCCCCTTCATGGGCGCGGATCCCTCCGTGGTCAAGAGGACACAGCGCTTCCTTCTAGAGGCGGAGCAGAAGTTACCC gtccAGTACAGTGCCTATGTGGGGGTGGGGAACCTGTTCTCCGTGGCCAAGCTGGCGTGTGGCGGTCTGCTCTTCTGGTTGATGGTGAAGTTCAGCCTGGGACGGAAGCTCCTCACCACG TTTCCATCATTCTTCTCTTTCGGGATGTTCACCAAGGAAGGCCCGTCCCTGAAGCAG atgGAGGACACTAGTTTCTGCATGACGTTCTTCGGCGAGGGCTACTCGGACGGGAAGGATCCGGCACTGGGGCCCCCCGACGCAAAGATCTGCACCCAGGTCATCGGAGCGG AGCCCGGCTACGTAGCGACCCCAGCTACCATGGTCCAGGCAGCCGTTACAGTGCTGAACGACCTGCACTCCCTCCCCAatag AGGAGGGGTTTACACGCCAGCGGCTGCGTTCAGCAACACCCGCCTCATCGAGCGGCTCAACACCCACGGTATCAAGTTCTCCGTCAGGAGCTACCCCTAG